The following proteins are encoded in a genomic region of Stegostoma tigrinum isolate sSteTig4 chromosome 2, sSteTig4.hap1, whole genome shotgun sequence:
- the LOC132206654 gene encoding alanine aminotransferase 2-like — translation MADGEFIQTIVYQDNVYAEGCQFHSFKKVLFEMGPEYSNNVELASFHSISKGYMGECGYRGGYMELINLDPEVRMQLIKLVSVRLCPPASGQAVLGVITDPPRPEEPSYEKFMKVSGFTTAVNLSVCRAETWTPSNWIVL, via the exons atggcagatggagaattCATCCAGACAatc GTCTATCAGGACAATGTCTACGCAGAGGGCTGTCAGTTCCATTCCTTTAAGAAAGTTCTCTTTGAGATGGGCCCTGAGTATTCCAACAATGTGGAATTAGCTTCATTCCACTCGATCTCCAAAGGTTATATGGGAGA gTGCGGTTACCGGGGGGGCTACATGGAACTCATCAACCTGGACCCTGAGGTCAGGATGCAGTTGATCAAACTGGTCTCAGTGCGTCTCTGTCCCCCAGCGTCGGGGCAGGCAGTGTTGGGAGTGATCACAGACCCTCCTCGACCTGAAGAACCCTCGTACGAGAAGTTCATGAAAGTGAGTGGCTTTACAACAGCAGTTAATCTTTCTGTCTGTCGGGCTGAGACCTGGACCCCATCAAACTGGATTGTTCTttga